CAGTAGTAAATACTGCCGAAGTAGAAGATCTGCCAGTAGCCAACCTGGCTACAGCCCTGCAAAACAGGGTGCCCGGTGTATCTATCAGCCAGTCGTCCGGCCGCCCCGGTTCCACTACTAACCTCACCATCCGTAACCCTGTCACCTGGGCCGCTACCGGCGCTTCTACAGATCCGCTTTATGTAATAGACGGTTTCCAGATGACGAAGGCCGACTTTGACAACCTGGATGCAACCATGGTAGAAAGTATTTCCTTCCTCAAAGATGCTGCGGCCTCTATCTATGGCGCAAGAGGAGCAAACGGTGTGGTACTGGTGAAAACGAGGATGGGTAAACCCGGCAAACCACGTATCAGCTATGCTGGTTCCTATGGCTTGTCCAATGCGACTTACATCCCTGAAATGCTCTCCGGCTTTGATCAGGCAACCATGCTCAATAACAAGTATACCAGCCTCAAAGATGCCAACACTGCAAAATATTATACCGACGATGAACTGACTTATCTCAGATCCCATAACTACAACTGGATCGATGATGTCTGGAAAAAATCACATCTTACCCGCCATACCATCAATGTAAGCGGTGGTAGCGAAAGAGTGACTTTCTTCACCGGTGCTAACTACTATAAAGAAGATGGAAATGTAGGTGACCTGTATAGCAACAAATTTGGCGTGCGCCTGGGTATCAATGCCAGGATCGTCGATAACCTGACTGCTACTGTATCCTTTGCTACAGATAACTCCATCGTGAACAGGCCCACACCTAAAACCGTTCAATCAGGTCTTACCGAGCAGTCAGACCAGATGAATGCTACCGTGAGTGCACTGCTGCTCACACCCGGATGGGTGCCTATGTATATCGATGGTAAACCTGTTTATTCCTCAGTGCCCGGCTGGAGCCCTTCAGAACTGGTGAAATCGGGTAGTTATGCCAAAACTAAATCACAGGGCCAGACTATCAACGCTGCCCTGGATTATAAACTGCCGGCCATCGAGGGATTGTCTTTCCGCGTACAATATGGTCGCAATTCCCGTACTGATTTCGGCAAGGAATACTATGTTCCTTACTACCTCTACAATTTTATCAGGGAAGGTGTGCATGTAACCACACAGAACGTGATCTTTACCAATCAAACTACCACTACCAACCCGACTACATTTATCAAGAATGGTAATGTGATGCTGGAGAATTACGGTGGTTCCAGCAACTATCAGCTGGATGAAATGATCACCTACGCCCGCACTTTTGGTAAGCACGACATCAACCTGCTACTCGTAGCTGAACAGGCGGAATCACAGAGTGACGCTTTCAATACCCGTCGTGAAACGGTGGTGATCCCTGGTATCGATGAATTGTTTGCCTTTAGCCAGGACAAATCCTTGTATGACAACGGTGGATCCGCAGGTGAAACAGGCCGTGTGAGTTACCTGGGGCGTCTGAACTATGGCTTCTCTGAAAAATACCTGCTGGAAGCTACTTTCCGTACAGATGCTTCTCCTAACTTCCCTAAAGACTCCCGCTGGGGCTACTTCCCGTCAGTAGCTCTTGGTTGGAGAATTTCTCAGGAAAAATGGTTCCATCGCAGCGTGAAATTTATCGATGACCTTAAGATCCGCTTCCAGGTGGGGTTGACCGGTAACGATGCCGTGAAGAACTATCAGTACAAGGAAAGATACACCCAGACGACCGGTATGCTCTTCGGTAGCACTTACACCAGTGGTTTAAGTAACAACGATGTGCCCAATGAACACATTACCTGGGAAAAAGCCCTCTACAAAAACCTGGGCTTTGATGGTACCTTCTTCAACTCTAAATTCAACTTTGCAATAGACCTGTGGCACCGTTACAACTACGATATGTTGCAACAGCCTACTAGCACAGTGCCGACTACCTTTGGTACTGCCATTGCAGACCAGAACTATGGCAGACTGAAATCATGGGGTGCTGAAGCTTCCATCGGCTATAATGGTACCATCAATAAAGATTTCAGATACTTTGCTTCCATGAACTTCGGGTGGAGCGACAATAAAGTTATCCGCAAATACTATGGTGCCGGCGATACTGCATGGAAGAACCCAATTGGCCGCAGAACTGATAATGGGATGGAAGGATATAAGTCAACTGGAATTGTACGTACGACCAAGGATGCAGAAAACTTCCTGGCTGCACATCCCGGATGGACCATTGATGGGAACCCGCTCATTGCAGGGTATATGAACTACGAAGACATCAACGGTGATGGGAAAATAGATGCAAACGATAAAACCCGTATTGCTCCCAGAAGCAGCAGCATATTTGGAGTAGGCTTTAATCTCGGTGCCGGTTGGAGAGACCTGAAGCTGAGTTTTAACATCAGTCTGCAGGTAGGTGGCTACGAAGCATATGATAAGACGGCGAGAACACCACCCACAGAAAATGCCCGCGCACTCGGTATCTGGAAAGACTCATGGTCACCCACCAATACAAATGCAAAGTATCCTCTCATGAACTCACCACTCATCAGCGAAGTATCTGACTTCTGGGTACGTAGCGCTACTGCTATGCGTGTGAACAATGCACAGCTGTCTTACAGTCTGCCAAAAGAACTGTCAGCAAAATGGAAAATTCCTGAATTGCGCATGTTTGTAACGGGTACTAACCTGTGGGGGCTCATCAATCATCAGCCTTACAAAGATCCGGCTACCAACCTGGCGATTGACTACCCGGCATTGCGTACTTACACATTTGGCCTGAACCTGAGTTTGTAAAATTAACAACTATGCAAAGTAAGATCATCTATATATACATCTTCCTGCTGCTGGGGCTTTGCTCCTGTTCCAAGATACTGGACAAAACCGACCTCTCAGGTATTGATGAAACGGCCTGGAATAATGAATCTACAGCTACGCTGTACCTGAACAGGCTCTATGACATTGCTATGCCTACATGGCCAAACCTGCAAGGATCCGCTACTCTACCTACAGCTATTCACGATCTGGCAGACGACTATAATGGTGGTGATTCCAAGCTGTGGTATGGTACGCTGTCAGTAGACAATATCACTGACTTTTACGGTGGTAATGCGTCTAACAATGCATGGGCATATATCCGCAAAATCAATATCCTGCTTACTGAAATAGATAAGGGGAGCCTGGATATAGATACCAGAACCAAAATCAAGTCACAGGCATACTTTCTCCGTGGCTGGATTTACTTTCAGCTGGTGAAACTCTATGGTGGGATACCTTATCTGAACCATCCACAGGACTGGATCACAGAAGATCTGTATGTAAAGAGAAATAGAACTTCTGAGTGTATAGACTCCATCGCAAGAGATTTTGATATGGCAGTAAAATGTCCTGCCAGCTGGGGTAGTGCTGACAGAGGCCGGATTACCAGAGGAGCAGCATTAGGTATCAAAGGCCGTATGCTTA
This Chitinophaga sancti DNA region includes the following protein-coding sequences:
- a CDS encoding TonB-dependent receptor, whose product is MFKNLPCILIRITGLLFLCSTALAQQPTTPAMPAKEIILKGKIYDADERSGLPGVTVRVKVGNKGTTTAPDGSYTLKVHENSTIIISLIGYVLQEIAVNKQESIDAFLEKDVKSLNETVIIGYGTQKRANVLGSVAVVNTAEVEDLPVANLATALQNRVPGVSISQSSGRPGSTTNLTIRNPVTWAATGASTDPLYVIDGFQMTKADFDNLDATMVESISFLKDAAASIYGARGANGVVLVKTRMGKPGKPRISYAGSYGLSNATYIPEMLSGFDQATMLNNKYTSLKDANTAKYYTDDELTYLRSHNYNWIDDVWKKSHLTRHTINVSGGSERVTFFTGANYYKEDGNVGDLYSNKFGVRLGINARIVDNLTATVSFATDNSIVNRPTPKTVQSGLTEQSDQMNATVSALLLTPGWVPMYIDGKPVYSSVPGWSPSELVKSGSYAKTKSQGQTINAALDYKLPAIEGLSFRVQYGRNSRTDFGKEYYVPYYLYNFIREGVHVTTQNVIFTNQTTTTNPTTFIKNGNVMLENYGGSSNYQLDEMITYARTFGKHDINLLLVAEQAESQSDAFNTRRETVVIPGIDELFAFSQDKSLYDNGGSAGETGRVSYLGRLNYGFSEKYLLEATFRTDASPNFPKDSRWGYFPSVALGWRISQEKWFHRSVKFIDDLKIRFQVGLTGNDAVKNYQYKERYTQTTGMLFGSTYTSGLSNNDVPNEHITWEKALYKNLGFDGTFFNSKFNFAIDLWHRYNYDMLQQPTSTVPTTFGTAIADQNYGRLKSWGAEASIGYNGTINKDFRYFASMNFGWSDNKVIRKYYGAGDTAWKNPIGRRTDNGMEGYKSTGIVRTTKDAENFLAAHPGWTIDGNPLIAGYMNYEDINGDGKIDANDKTRIAPRSSSIFGVGFNLGAGWRDLKLSFNISLQVGGYEAYDKTARTPPTENARALGIWKDSWSPTNTNAKYPLMNSPLISEVSDFWVRSATAMRVNNAQLSYSLPKELSAKWKIPELRMFVTGTNLWGLINHQPYKDPATNLAIDYPALRTYTFGLNLSL